In Styela clava chromosome 14, kaStyClav1.hap1.2, whole genome shotgun sequence, the following are encoded in one genomic region:
- the LOC120340590 gene encoding uncharacterized protein LOC120340590: MEISCTQNASMRSQSKQGFIDFGNCDRRIQTINRRRKISSSLLWKIYYLDRTSRAAIIILSLILMGNGTNGANCPAKCSCQAANTAFCNHKALTYFPMDFSPSIEKLYLFHNNITRINPRAIANLKNLKLLDLSGNKISDSSLWKGIFSQLRLLENLILQDNEIKSISADMFQGLNNLARIYLQGNQISYIANGAFNNLPNLVELKLRNNKLVSFPRLINTSNLLLLDLGHNMLRSIPDMTLSTVNLEHLMLQDNRLTQLRTSIFDDTSRLTQLDISKNRLTAVPLVIKSLSSLRALNMSLNRVRTIPADTFTDMKKLKTLDIHGMGLTSLPFGIIPRGVILNVFDMTDNDWNCRCDASWLPQYISVFRQAFVNPDGIKCSATSKLKNRKIEDLSADDFQCTEEELAKTHFPPKVTTTTSATTTSSDPRKPWAPNPCDVYPCFHKGTCYLSNGRPKCRCTRYWTGPQCKISLLPTTTTTSTIYTRKPSTRSPAKPELMINQDSVTENSVEIILPQTDTELLVSVSEIGEHDNTKELRIKPIAHPFTVLGLESGKSYNICIHLPLGSRNDRNPPYIEERDTLCGSVRTEGISVINKPVHNTEIQVVPSLSGSENVNPTEKGTKDKDVKEYKPGEGDKLYGDVDPETTPTESSNFQIIYPAIGAGIGAIIIIVLIVMFFVCYRQRRRKKFKQNNPDYVPGSPIDTTQMVDMEMAPTMHLHQHNHYPAGWVDQANGSKSDKNKKNTKNKKQINYINNNQKARKVSTPNRTSSPGSNSSSSNGGTLQTRYADTPLHYSPHQQYNPATPPIQMQYDVMPQQMNGRANEYIYRNHQNNNNSAMLPPNNHYMPRERPYDHEVMDEMAPLVVGGMNPYNYGGHLENQMYPISQHTGPTYIAPSSAVSYPQVNSRSAFQPIQSPRKNTVRTPTSDSGPITTHVNTVQVLPTSTCLNRNVVNDSMVRYQEGVPVV, translated from the exons ATGGAAATATCTTGCACGCAAAATGCAAGTATGAGATCACAAAGCAAACAAGGATTTATTGACTTTGGTAATTGTGACCGAAGAATACAAACGATAAATCGCAGACGAAAAATATCAAGTTCATTGTTAtggaaaatttattatttagacAGAACGAGTCGAGCCGCAATCATAATATTATCATTAATATTGATGGGAAACGGCACAAACGGCGCGAATTGTCCCGCAAAATGTTCTTGCCAAGCTGCCAATACGGCGTTTTGTAATCATAAAGCATTGACATATTTTCCCATGGATTTTTCACCGTCGATCgaaaaactttatttatttcataataatattaCAAGGATTAATCCAAGAGCAATAGCGAATCTAAAG aaCCTAAAACTATTGGATTTATCTGGCAACAAGATTTCAGACAGTTCACTATGGAAAGGAATATTCAGTCAACTTCGTCTTCTGGAAAACTTAATTCTACAAGATAACGAAATCAAAAGCATTTCAGCTGACATGTTTCAAG GTCTCAACAATCTGGCTCGTATTTATCTCCAAGGAAACCAAATCTCATACATTGCAAATGGAGCGTTCAACAACTTACCGAATCTCGTCGAATTGAAATTACGGAACAACAAACTCGTCTCATTTCCTCGACTTATCAATACATCCAACTTGCTATTACTAGACCTTGGACATAACATGCTACGATCGATACCTGACATGACACTCTCGACTGTAAATCTGGAGCATTTAATG cTTCAGGACAACCGTCTGACTCAGCTTCGAACATCAATTTTCGATGACACGAGCCGACTCACACAACTTGACATCAGCAAGAATAGACTTACCGCCGTCCCGCTCGTGATAAA GTCGCTATCAAGTCTTCGAGCTCTTAACATGTCACTGAACAGAGTCCGGACGATACCTGCCGACACATTTACAGACatgaaaaaactcaaaaccctGGATATCCATGGAATGGGACTAACTTCGCTACCCTTTGGTATCATACCTAGGGGGGTCATACTCAACGTATTCGACATGACGGACAACGATTGGAATTGTAGATGCGACGCCAGCTGGCTGCCGCAATATATCAG CGTATTCAGACAAGCGTTTGTGAATCCTGACGGAATAAAATGCTCGGCAACATCGAAATTGAAAAACCGAAAAATTGAGGATCTTTCAGCAGACGATTTCCAGTGCACTGA GGAAGAATTAGCGAAGACTCATTTCCCGCCAAAAGTCACTACAACAACCAGCGCAACTACGACATCTAGTGATCCAAGAAAACCATGGGCTCCAAACCCATGTGATGTTTATCCTTGCTTCCATAAAGGAACTTGCTACCTTTCAAATGGACGACCTAAGTGCAG aTGTACGAGATATTGGACCGGTCCGCAATGCAAAATCTCTTTACTACCAACGACAACTACTACATCAACTATATACACTAGGAAGCCTAGCACTAGGTCACCTGCAAAGCCAGAACTTATGATAAACCAGGACTCAGTAACTGAGAATTCAGTCGAGATTATACTTCCACAAACAGACACAGAACTGCTTGTATCTGTGAGCGAAATCGGGGAACACGATAATACGAAAGAACTGAGGATAAAACCTATCGCCCATCCGTTTACTGTGCTTGGTTTAGAGTCCGGAAAAAGTTATAATATTTGTATACATCTACCTTTGGGGAGTAGAAATGATAGGAACCCACCTTATATAGAAGAAAGGGACACGTTATGTGGCTCTGTACGTACTGAAGGGATTAGTGTGATAAACAAACCAGTACATAACACAGAAATTCAAGTTGTACCGAGTCTCAGTGGCAGCGAAAATGTAAACCCAACAGAAAAAGGCACAAAAGACAAAGACGTAAAAGAATACAAGCCAGGTGAAGGCGATAAACTATACGGCGATGTAGACCCCGAAACGACACCAACTGAAAGcagcaattttcaaatcatttatccGGCTATTGGTGCCGGTATTGGAGCCATAATTATCATCGTTTTGATAGTTATGTTTTTCGTCTGCTATCGTCAAAGACGTAGAAAAAAATTCAAGCAAAATAACCCAGACTACGTCCCGGGTTCTCCCATAGACACCACACAAATGGTTGACATGGAGATGGCACCCACAATGCACCTGCATCAGCACAACCATTACCCTGCTGGATGGGTCGACCAGGCCAACGGCTCAAAGTCtgataaaaataagaaaaatacgaaaaataaaaagcaaataaaCTACATAAACAACAACCAGAAAGCAAGAAAAGTCAGCACCCCGAATCGGACCAGCTCACCTGGTAGTAACTCGAGTAGCAGTAACGGCGGAACATTACAAACTCGTTATGCCGACACTCCTCTTCATTACTCTCCACATCAGCAGTATAATCCCGCTACCCCGCCAATTCAAATGCAATATGACGTCATGCCGCAACAAATGAATGGCCGAGCGAATGAATATATCTACAGAAATCATCAGAATAACAATAATTCCGCTATGTTGCCACCAAATAACCATTACATGCCACGAGAGAGGCCATACGACCACGAGGTCATGGACGAAATGGCGCCTCTAGTGGTTGGCGGGATGAATCCGTACAACTACGGCGGACACTTGGAAAACCAAATGTATCCCATAAGTCAACACACTGGTCCTACGTACATCGCGCCTTCGAGTGCGGTATCGTATCCACAAGTTAACTCAAGGTCGGCGTTCCAGCCTATACAGAGCCCAAGAAAAAACACTGTCCGAACGCCGACATCTGATTCCGGGCCGATTACGACGCATGTAAATACAGTGCAAGTACTGCCGACGTCAACTTGTTTGAACCGTAATGTCGTGAATGACAGCATGGTACGGTACCAGGAAGGGGTACCGGTGGTTTGA